The Xylocopa sonorina isolate GNS202 chromosome 11, iyXylSono1_principal, whole genome shotgun sequence genome includes the window GGAATCGACGCGTCGCGAACCGTCGAGTGGAGGCGGACGAGTTTTCTTCAATCTGCGATACGTTCATGTTTAGATAGGACCGATAAACGATCGAACTGCCTTTCAGACGAGAACGGACCTTATTATTGGCACGTGAAAAGTGGAAATATACAGAGAGAGCCACCGGAAGCGCCGCCGCACTCCAAGAGGGAGTCGCGCAGGAGCCTCATCAAGGACAACGACAGCGTGAGTAGAAGTATCCGTCGGCGAATCTGGTGACAGCGACGAAACGTGTCCACGACCGATGTTTATCGTTGCAGATAAACAACTTCCACACTCTGAGCGGGATGGTCAACACCGTGACGCGCAGCAACACCAGCTCGGCCCTGGATCAAGAGCTGGAGAGCAAGAGGAAAGTCGAGCTGGCTCTCAAGTGAGATATCATCATCGACGCTTCCTACTCTTTTCTTTCGCGCGGACGGTCCATTTCACCCTGTGTGTTCGTCCTGTTCTCAGACGACGGAGCTACCCCGCGCGAGCGGACTCCGAGGGCAGAGACAAACCTATCAGATTCGCCGTGCGCTCGCTGGGGTGGACGGAGATCGCGGAGGAGGATCTGACGCCAGAGAGAAGCAGCAAGGCTGTCAACAAGTGTATCGTCGATCTGTCGTTGGGTAGAAACGATCTTCTGGACGTGGTTGGACGATGGGGCGACGTTAGTATCGTTCGGTGTAATAGAGTGTCGTCTAACAGTAACAGTGTATCGAATTGTTTCAGCCATCGACGCGTTCGTAAAGCGGGACTAACGAAAGATTTGTTACCTTTCCAGGGCAAAGATCTGTTCATGGACCTGGACGAAGGGGCTCTGAAACTGATCGACCCGGAGAATCTGACCGTGCTGAACACGCAGCCGATTCACACGGTGAGGGTGTGGGGTGTTGGCAGAGACCACTGTCGGTAAGCGAATCTTCGAATCCGTTGAAAAAGCTACTCGAAAACGAAAGAAACTACTTTACTAATGATCCACTTATGACTCGTTTCACGATCGCTCATCTTGGCTGACCTACGCACAGCGAGAGGTAAGAGAGAATCGAACGAGAACGCTTAAGCCTATTTCGCGACGCATTAACACGGACGTCAACGATGCTCACGCGTCTTTTCAGGGACTTCGCTTACGTGGCAAGAGACCGGTCGACGCGGAAGCACATGTGCCACGTGTTCCGCTGCGACATACCGGCCCGCACGATCGCCAACACGCTCCGCGACATCTGCAAGAAGATCATGATCGAGCGATCGCAACACCAGAACCTGGCGAAACCGGTGGACATCAACGGACGAACGAGCCTGGCCACCAGACCGACCAACCTGCCCACGGAGCATCGACGCTTCCATAGAAACGGACAGGCGCTAGTCAGTAAGTAATCGAAGAAACGGATCGGATAAAGAATCGAAAGGATTCACGTTCTGAACCGTGTTTTCAGCGCAATCGTTCCCAACGCCGATGGAGGAGCCGAAGAAGGTGTTGCGAGCGCAATATCTCGGATCCATGCAGGTTTCTCAGGCGACCGGAATGGAGGTACTCAACGACGCGATAGATCACATCGTAGCTAACACGCCTATCAATCAATGGCGGAACGTGAACGTGGCCGTCGCGCCCAGTATGATTTCCATCCTTACACCGAACGTAAGTACGATTAACAGCCGATCGATCACGCGCCTATCAATTTATACGCCTAGTTACGGGGATGCGTGTTACAGGAGGAGAAACTTATCACCGAGTGTCGAGTACGTTATCTGTCGTTCCTCGGGATCGGTCGCAACGTGAAACAGTGCGCCTTCATAATGCACACCGCGCAAGATCTCTTCATCGCACACGTCTTCAACTGCGAGCCCAGCAGCGGAGCCCTTTGCAAAACGATCGAAGCTGCTTGCAAGGTGATTACCGTTTCGACGAacagttttcttctttttcatttcACAAGTTGTCACCGTAATTCGTTGCTAAACCGGATGCGTTTAATTGCGCAGCTGAGGTACCAGAAATGCTTAGACGCACACCCGCAAGGGTTCAGAAACGCCAGCAGCCTGAACACTCCCAGCGGAAAGGGTCTCGGCGCCACCCTGAAATCGCTGGTCGGCTCTCTTACTGGACGTAGAAATAAGCAGGGTGAGTCCTGAGACGAGGCTCTCTCGCTGCAGGTAAATGATCGCCCAGAACCGTTAAACTATTACCATCCAAGAGACAGAACAGAGAAAAGTATGAGCGAGCAACCGCTACGTAGCGCATCGCGTTCCACGAACGACACGTTCGCCGATGATGGGGACGGTAACGGCGTTTAGTTGATACCTTCGCTCGTACCTTCGCAGGAACTGTGGCCGCTGCCTGCTGAGCGAGAGGTGATCagacacagacatctgcagtcgccccTGACCTTGAAATACTTCAGCGGATCGCCGCCTAGCGCATCTCTCAGGTCGCTCCTTTCACCCTCCCTGGACAACAGGCGCATACAGCTGGCCCGTTGGGAGAGCAACCCTTAAAGAGCGTGGAACCGGAGCCCGTGGTTCGCGCCCACTCTCGCAACGGGGACAGGAGGGAGGACCGAAGATAGGGGGGGGGAAGAAGTAACAGAGAGAGGATCGTATTCTTTACGTTAACGACTGAATCGTGAATTCTACACAGAGTGCTATATACTAATTACCACAGCTATAGTGGACTACGCTTACGTGTGTCGATATGATGTTATGTATGTTACACGCagtgtctgacaaaaagattaacaaaaaacaaaaaaacaaaaaagataaagaaaagatataaaaaatattacttcgGAGAGAAAGAGACGACGCGAGCTCGTGGATCGACGCCACGAACAAACCGAAGGCAGGATTCTCTTCAAGGTAAAACATTTGCACGTACCGGCTCCGGATGACATCCGGAGCGAGAGAGGAGGCCGCGTTGTCAGGGCGTAGTATATCCTCTGATCGTGGTTGCGAGGTAACGTTCAAGGGCGGAGGGCATCCTGCGAGGATTGGGTCGAAGTTAGGACGAAtatctgtatatatatatatatatatacacatacacacacacacacaacacACACGCGGGATGATGGTAATTTATCGCGCTAAATTTAGGTAAATTTCGCTGGATTTAAAGGAAGTCCAGAGGCGGCGTGAAAGGGGAATGGTGATGCGTGATTGACCGAATGACTGAGCTAGCGTTCTAGCGTATCCACGAGGCATTCGATGGTTTACGGAAGAGACGAACAACCTATAGGGAGCTTAAATGTATAACTTACGTAATGTGTATTGTACAGATTAGCGAAGCGAGTCGGGAATGACCAGATCAGACACGAGATGAGGTACACGCGATACACGTATTATATAGAAAAAGACACGCATAGAGAGAAGATACCCGCGCGGCGAAACACACAAAAAGTACACGTATACACGCATGCACACACACAGACACGTATATATACACGTACACACGCATAAGCATAACGCGCATACGACTACACGGATACTCAGACAGGCAGGTAATAGGGAGTTTATTTTTTATGGCCAAGTGTAGAAGAGCTTGCACCTTTTTGAGATGAACGCGATATACGATAAATGCTAGCGCGACCGTCCTTTAAATCCACAGGGAGGAAGAGACCGTGGACCGTGACAGAGGAACCTACCAAGCTACCAGTACCCGATCTTGACACTCGCAATAAACAGTTATATGTATTATCGTACGCACAATCGCTGTGCAAAGTATCGCTAACGCCTacgcaaaaataaaaaatgaaaaaaaacgaCTAATACAACTTCGCTCTGTTTAAGAACGGTGTAACGAATCGTTATCGTCGTTATTGTCGttatcgttgtcgtcgtcgtaaaACGCGCCTCGCTGAACAAACTAATTATCGCTGAGCGTCGACGCATGTGCAGCGTAAAGAGAAGCAAACGAGGGggggaaagaaaaaggaaagtaGCGAGAAGGGAATAATCGAAacggaagaacgtaaatgcccaGTGTTTCATCCAGGGTGCTTATTCACCGGCACGACGACGCCGTTCCCTGGAACGGCTTTAGCATCGACGCTTTGAATCTCGCACGCGTGTGTCCGTCACGCGATCACAGTGGGAACTAAATAAGACAAATATATTGCGTACACGTATATATTAATCGCCAGACTCATTATTCGCACGTGCACGCAGCGTCGACTGCACTCTTTCACACGCGATGGACGTTCAAAGACACAAGAGTAGTAGAGTTAGAGCCTGCGAGACGGAACGAGACTAGGATCCTCCACTCTGTTCGAACGGAATAACGTTAACGCCAACGCGCGTGTCCTGTCATTATTGTACGCGAATCATCGTCGCGCTCGTATCCGCGAAAGCGCGGAAGACTTGGAGCTCGCCGGATGTGCGCGCTGTCCGCTTCACTTGGCCGAGCCGATCCAACGTCGTTCAAAGTGCTCTCGCGATGCCTAATGTCAATCAAGTAGCTTAGATACCCGGCGATCGATCGACCCGTGTACCATCGTGCGCGCGTTCTCCCTTCGGTTCGTTTTCTATTATATTTACCGATAGCTCTAGGCATTTTTCCAAGCGAAACATTGTACAGAGAACGAAGAAGTAAGTAAGGGTGCACTTCGTCCGATCCCCCTACCCCCCTCGATTATTTTCGTACGATAGCCACGCGATTAGACACGCGACGATGTAGCGAACCGACGTCTAATCCACGCTGTTCCGGCTAAGATCGAACGACCTGCTGAACGACCAAAGTGCACGGCTCACCGTGGACACTGGGTGCTTCTCGCTCGTTCGATATCGCGCCTCTTGCATTCAGCTGACGATGCGAACGTTCCTGACACCTGCCAGAGACGACAGGTATGCGACGATTCGCGCGACGAACGGGCGGGAAAGCGACGCCGAAACCATTCCGAGTGACTCGGAGAAGGAACGCCATTAGAGGAGGGGACACACGCGAGGAACGGCGAAACTTTCCGGTCGTTTACGTAACAACGCGTGCTACTGTCAGCAAGAAAGCTGCCTCGGCCAGCAGTAGGCCATCGTTAATGTCCTGGAACGATATTCGTTCGAGGGGAAAACGCTTCCGCGAGGCGAAATCGAGAATTTCTCTCCAGCGGTGCTGAggggtggagagagagagagagagagagagagagagagagagagagagagagggagaggaaagTTGAACGGTTTTCCTGCTAGCAGCAGCACGCGTCTTCTCGTCGTCCTTCGAGGAAACGCGTCGTGGGAGCCATCGTCATCGCGGAAGATTAACAAAGTTGTGCGGGACCCAGAACGAAGAGATATTTCTATGTAGCGTTTAGATAAGAAGAGTGGCTGGCCAGATCAGGGAGAGAACGTTGTATGAGAACGAGAGCGTGAATGCGTAGAGGGTAAGAAAGTGGGAACGTGTGCGTGGAGTGTGCTGCTTGGCGAGGGTTGTCGTTGTACAACCCCCGTGACAATTATACGTAGGTGAGGATGCGAGCGTGGTGAGATAGAACCGCGAAGATGGTTTTCATTATTTGTACATAGGAATACGTGTTACGAGGATCACCCCGCCTTTTATCGTAGAGAGGATGAAGAGGAAGAAGATGAACAATGTAGCTACGTTAGGAAAGATATGAtaacgtcgcgttttaagaagcgcgaaACGCCTCGTTTTTGGCTGAATGTTCGCGTGGAACGGGAGGAGTCCTTCAAGTGGTCAATCGTCGACCCCTTTGAGAATTCCCTTTCGATCTACCCATCGCTTCGAATTTTCCTTTCATCCGTATCTCTTTGCGTTACTTCCATTGTCTGATCACTCATTTCGCGAACAGTGATTAACGAAACGCCTCGCGACGAGGCCTCCCGTGCGACCCATGCTCCGAAGCGCTCGCAATTCCTGTACCATCACCATCCAGTCTAGCAGGAAAGAGCCCAGCGACGTTTCCTCTGCTATCGATGCATCGTTGGTACGATTTCTTGTTGTTGAATGTCTATCGTCGCGATGCGTTTTTGTTCGAGAGAGCGATCGGGGGTGGCACGAGACAGCCTCGAGGGCGCGGCGGACGTGGAGACGATGTGGTGtggatataaatataattattgtACACTCGTCTAGAAACGTAGATGGAGGAGGATACGATCGTGAAGCTCGGGAGCTTAGGTCACCATCGTTGCACTTGTCGTCACACGTGATGGCACATTCACTCAATGAAAGAGAGGGGAAAAAAAGTATGAAACAATCAGCATGTTATTCTCAACCGCATACACTTAACGATACATACacgcatacatacatacatacatacatacatacatgtacatgcaATATACACGAGTACACGCGTTACGGATAAAGAAGAGGAACACACGTACACGTTCACGAATTGCGCGTAGCTTAACTGTCTCCTTAATATGGGTGTTGACACGTCGCCGTGTGGAATACCAAAGTATCGATGAGAGGGGAAAGTACCAACCATGGGTTAGAAAGAGGTGAAATAAAAGGAGGTGGAGGAGGGTAAAGGAGAAGGGAAGCCACTTGTAACTGACTATAGAATAGTGCAAACCTAACTAATATTTACTATGACATGTAATATccttaatgaaaaaaaaatgcgATCTACTTGATAGAAGAGTTGTTCTGCACAAACACGATGCTTCATTGATAATTAtagtgtctctctctctctatctctctctctctctctttctctatctctctatcTTCAAAAAAAAAAGTACATACGTACCTCTCTATACCTTATGGCAAATTTAATATATCCGACACACGATACACCGTTTCGTTCAGGCTCGAACCTCGTCGAGCGCTCATCATTCGAAACGTATCGCGCGGAGACACGCATCATCGGAATCGATCATTTGTTAATTCTATTGTTGTCACCTATCACTATTCGTCGCGTTGATATGGAGAAACGAGTACAAGCGTAGGGAATTCGCCGTCGCCGTCTTGTGGCGTAACTAATAGGGATATTCTAAAATAAGAGAGGAAAAGGAGGGAGCTATCGTTGCCACCGATTGCTATAGAAAACGCGAGAAAACACAAAGAATAGAGGAGACGAAgagtagaaaaagaaaaaacaatgaacatacatatatacattcaCGCGAGGATCGGCTTCAAAGCGTCGCGCGAAATCATTGCCCGGGAGGAGGCCGACGAGATTCTACTTGGTACGTTTGGACGACGAAACTTTTCGCTCGTGTTCGTTCTTCACCGTCGAATAGAATCTcgcagcgcgcgcgcgcgtatttccGAGGCGAGAACAAGTTCTAAAAGTAGCGAggagaggaagagaaaaaaagaagaagaaaaaaaggtatGAGACGATGGAACACCGAGCGGACGCGTTTCGTAATAATCGACGCGAGTCCACGCGTCGTTTTAGAGCGTACGagatgacaaaaaaaaaaaaaaacactttgTATGCACCCGCCCCCTCCCCCATTGTTCATGCCCATTTATATTGCGTAGTTGGACCGATCGATAATTATAAACGGACGTGAGAatactattatatatatatacgtatatatacatattatatatatataaatatatatataaaagcgACAGAAATGAAACTACTGTAACTACACCTGCCTCTTGTGAATAAATGCCTATTTGTTTCTTTTCAATCACGTTGTCAATGCGATCTTAACAGTTTCCACGCTTAAGCGACTCTCGCTTCGGATGGAAACCTCGTGTTGTCGCTGAGTCGCGATTATATCACTCAAGGAGACGGTGGATCCGTAAGACagatttttattaaataaatatgTTGTCACAATCGTTCAGATCAGGTGGAATCACACAATTATCGTACAACCTCGACGAGCTGCTCAGCTCGCCGGTTACTGTTTTAATTTACAATGTAAGCTGCCGCACTCGCGAGCACAGGCGGCGAACGCGGTTGCGTCGAGTGATCCGCGAGCAACCGCTTCGTTGTTACTTAACACCGATCGTTGATTAAAGCTAAGCGCTCAGACTGGAAATGAAGAGAAAAAGAATGTCGAGGAACATCGTCACGGTTGACCGACGCGAACGTacgtggaaaaaaaaagaaagaaaaagaaaacagaGAAACATGAAATTTCTGTAGCGGTGTTACATTGCACTGTCATCGTGTAAAAAGCCGTAAGGTCGCAGCTGGGTCGATCGGCTTTCACCACCGAACGGtaacattttcattccttttcgCCTCGTTTCTACGACTTTCGAGGTGTTCCACATAATCTCCATGGTCCACTCGAtcggacggacggacggactAACTAATGTTACAGTCATCGACGTTTCAAGATAAAATAGAAAAGACAAGACAGGCGAATGTAGGCCGTAGAAAAAGAATCTTCCGATTATATTCAGAGTTGAATTGAAATTCGCACCTCGTTTCCAATCGATCACCCTGTAGCCAATGTAACGACGATAACGCCGTCTTATATAAATTCATCGTAACAGTGATAAAATGTATACATACGTACGTGACCGTATCGCAATCAACGACTAAAGAAACTTCGCTCTGGTAAAAGCTAGCGCAAGACACACGAGTCTATCACAAACGTCTTATTTTTACTTATTTACAGCCGCGAACTGAGAAGCGATCGACGACGTCTCTTCGACAACGAGGAAGTCGGCTTTTCGCTTAAAGCTCATCGCTTGTAACAACGACAGCTTGTAACCGCGAGATCTTTACGAGGAGACGCCACTAGAGATCGTTTTTTTTGTCGTGGTAACGAGGCGTTCCGCGATTACCAGAATGACCAGACGTTCCCCGCGAACGGGGAAGAAACGTCCACGCTTCATCGTGATCTCCTTATTAAGTAATCGTTTTACTCTCCGCCGACTGGCACTTTTCTCCTTTGCTCGACGCGTCGTTCGAACGTCCACGAAGAAGAGACTTTCTTCCGTTCCATCAGAATCGAACAAGTGTCGCAATGTACCCTCAAAGAttcaaagaaagagaaaaacgaAAACGAGAAGATAGTTTAAATCTATTGTCAGGAATATTCACGAAAATCTACGCTGAGAAAGATAAAAATCGTACGCAAGGTCGACGCAAGAGCTCATGATCTTGCCCCCGAAGAAACGAGCGGTGTCGTAAAACGGAACAAGAACGTACATCCTGTCGGTTTACGCAAATTGTAAAACCCGACGCGCGCAAAACGCCTTCCGTGGTGGGTTCGCCGTTCAAATCCGGATCAGGAGTCCGTCTTCAAGCTCGAAATGGAGAGACGAGCGATCTCGACTGGTCCCTAAACGCTGACGCCATGTCGAAAGAATCATCCTCTCGGGCGCAGTCTTCTTCTCTCACCGTGTTCATCGGTACCTCTTCGTTTCATCCCCGTTTCGCGTAAACAGACCTCACGCGAACAGTCACTTTCGTCAAAACAGACCGAACATCTTCTTCGACGAGCCAgtgctcctcttcttcctcgccGGCGCGACGATTTCCTGGTTCTCCGAGTTCGGAGACGTGATAGAGTTCGTGAGAGGCATCAATTTGGTACGCACATGCTCGTCCAAGAGCAACTGTACGTCCATTTGCCATTGCTCCAGCTGTTGGCTGAGCTCGATCTTCTGTTGGATCGCCTCCATCAGCTGGCTGTCCGCCTGGAGAACGTCTATCCTCGTCTTCGCGAGCTCCACCTCCGCCCTGTTCTTCCTGGCCACAGCCTGGTCCCTGACCTTGTACGCCTGAGCCAGAACCTCGTCCTTGGTCAACTGCGAGTGCTCCATATCGTCGCGAGCCCTGTCGCGTTCCTCCTTAACGCCGCGAAGCTCTGCCTCGCACACGCTCAGCTTGCTGGTCATGTCCAGCAACGCCTCACCGCGCCTCTTCAACTCGTCTTGCGTCTGCTTCCATTGTTCCTTCGTCTGCTCCAGCTCCTCCCGCACCCTGTGAAGCTCCACGGCCAGGCCAAGCTCGCCCGGTGCACCTCGCCCCGAGAGAGCCAAGTTGTGAACCTCCTCCACCAGCTCCAGCAAAGCACCGGGACAACTAGCCTGCGGAAAATAAAAGAGAGACCGCGTCGTACAACGAACATATGGCGAGAGGTGCTCGTCGCGAGCACAATACCGTTGGTGCTCGAATCGATCGCGGCTCAGATATCTCTGTCGTGCGCGGAGCTGCGACGATTCTTATCGGGCCGTGTTGAATTAAAGCGATCGTGCAAACAGACTTCGCAAATACCCGACGGCTGTATTAGAACGTAACGTACGAAGCATCCGTGTTTGAGCAGTTGTTGTTTTTCACGCTGGATTGTACTTGAAAACGTATTCTCTCCACGCGGCGCGCTGTTATTTCGCGATAACGATGTCGACGATCAATTGTTTTCGGATCGCACTACGATTTTTACATGGACGCACCGTGTATGGTACTCGGAAACGAGAGCGTGCGTTACGATCCGATGCAAGCGTAACTACGGAAAACATATCGGTCACGCTCGATTCGTTATCTACGATCGCAAAACGATTGTTCCGATCGTTGAACGGGGCCCACGTCCGGCTACGTTTTCGTGGGCGCTCGAGGTATTCCCCTGGTATCGGGCACGCCGCAAAACCGGAAGTGGCAGAACAAAGGGGACGGGTTACGCGGGTCCCTTACCGAGCTGGCCAGTGTCTCCTGTCCGCCGGTGTTCGTCTCCTCCGCTTCCGTGGTGTTGTTCACGATCACGAGCATGGACTCGTCGCAATCGCTCTGCAACCCTGAATCGTCCTCCCCCCGTCTCAGATGGACGCACAGCTCCTTCAGCCGCTTGGTCGCCCTGGCCACCTCCGCGCGCAGGTCCTCCTGCTCGCCCAGCGAGCTTCCGCTCTCCTCGCACTCCATCTCCGCCTGCAAGGACCTGGGTGGTTTCTGTATCGACCCGGATCTGCCTCTCCTTTCCGCCTCGATGGCCGCCAACGTCGCCGCCAGCTCGTCCCTGCGAAACACGCGTCGATCATACGATCAATCGCGCTCGACTGAATCGAACGGACCGCAGTCTACGTTTACGTATACAGCTGGATTGCTGCGAGCGGAACTCGATAACCTTCTGCGAAGTAACGAGACAGAAGAACGTTTCCCGTGCGCAAAGATCGTAAGAGACTCGAGGGTTCTGCGTTCGAGTCAAGGCGGAGGGATTAGTCGAGTTTGAAGCTTTCAAGCACAAATTGATTTTAGTTCGCAAGTAAGATGTATGTTAATTGGTTTCTCAAAGTAGTACAGTCTCAAGTTTCTACGAATTTAGGGCGGTTCAAAGGTTAGTACTAGTCTCTTCCCTGGCACGTAAGTGGCTAGAATGGAGAACAGCGACGTTCGGATACGCGAAAATTGTCTCCTAAGACTTCCATATGTTTGTAGCGAGCGGCGATAGTCGCCCAACCGTTACGTAGGCATATTACGTTATCGGAGACTATTAAATCGCGAGACAGTAAACCTCACCTCTCCTGTTCGGCCAGCTTCGCGCGATATTCTGCCTCGTGGCTGAGCCGCTCCAAGGCCGTGGCTCTATCCTCGGCTTCCTCGAGAGCAGCCATCGCTCTCGCCCTTTCCTCGCGCAGCTCCAAGGACCTTCTCTCCAATTCTGTTCTCTGCGCGGACACCAGCTGCACCTGGGAACACGCCGAGGCTATCCATAAACTGGCTTTACCTTTTATTCGATTTCGTTATATCCTCGGCCTCCTCTACCAATCGGTAAGCCGATTTGTCCGCGATTCCGTCTACTTTCCCGCGTACGTTCGCGCTTACGTCCCGTGCACGTGAGATGACCTTAGAGAGCGCGTGTTTCCGGTTCTCGCACGAAGGGAAACTGGCACGTATACACAATCGATCGCAGAATGGGACTCGGTAGTATGTTAATTAGCGAAACGAAGGCTTTGGGAATCTTTCTTGTTATTGTGCCGATTTTCTGTTACGCTGGGGCGTATCTCTCCTTTCTTTCTACGCGTCCTTGTAATGGATACGGGAAAGGGAACGCCGTTCGTTCTGTTTCATTGCTAGAAGAACCAGATTTCTCGCGACCGTTCCGCAGGGTCGTCGATTTTACGTCGAAGGTCATCCCTCGATCTCGCTGAGGGCACCTTTTCGATTGCGTCGCGTTTTCATTGAAATCGATAACGACGACGTAACGCGTGCATTACGCGAGCGACGAGCGCTTCCTGAAATTCGAGTTCTCCACGTGTAAGGGGAGAAGAAAGGGCGCGCGCGAAGGCCGGGCAGGCGAAGCCGATCCACGAGGGTCACGACTCGTCGACCTTTTCGCCATCCGTCTGGCAGAGCCGACGCGAACTTCTCACGGCTACGCGGTTTCCGTTCGCGACCCGCCACGATTTAGACGCTCGTACACGGCCCATTGATACCGTCGGGGTCATGCATATTCAGAGTTCCCCAACAGCGAACAATATCCATTAAACCGCGGTCGCAACGGTAAACGGCCGGCTCTGTTCCCAGAATAATTTGTACGCGGAAGACAAACGTCGAGTACAGATACTACAGACACGTCGAATCAAACGGAACATCGAACGAAATCGTTCGAGTGTCTCCTTTCGTTCCACGCGCGAATTTCGCGCGATCTGACACGTCCGACTTGCAGGCTAAACAGAAATAAAGAGAAACGTGCTAGCGTACGCGATTCGATGTTCGCCCGTAGAGTTCGAGCACGGAAACAATTAATTTACCTCGTCCCTGAGAACCTCCAGGCTGCTGACGTGATCCTGGAGCGTGGTACTCCTGAGGGCGCACTTTTCCCTGAGCACCTTGACCTCGATGAGCAGTTGCTCTTCCTGTTTCGCTGCCTCCCTCAACTGATCGGCCAGCCTCGTGTTCTGAGCGGTGAGCTCCGCGACAAGGGTCGCCTGGTCGCGTTCCGCCCTCCTCGCTCTCTCATTCTGCTCCTCCAATTGACTTCTGAGCGTCTCCACGTCCGCCTGCAACTCCAGGATTCTCGCCTCGTTCTCGCCCCTGGCCTCCTCGAGTCGTCGCCGTAGCAGATGCCTCTCTTGTTCCAGACTCTGCGGAAACAAACGACGGGAACGTTAAGGCTATTACGCGGGATCGATGGAAGCCAATTAGCCGACTCTGACGGCGAAACTTTTCGTCGAGGCACGTGGTGAAACACTGGAGTTAGACTCGTCTATACGCCCCGACGATAATTGGACTATCGCTCGAGAGTACTCGATCACCCACGCAACCATTCCTCTCATCGAACAACGAGTCAATTTTCAAAGACAACTGTTCCATTTGTCTTTTAAATAATACTCGA containing:
- the LOC143428787 gene encoding protein Fe65 homolog isoform X1; translated protein: MLCGELLNGGFVSTGAVPVVPYGLLGFWLPGCLRATSPSSLNSSYLTLLAELLATGHPDLRSGLMDLAKRSHQAPTNGAVDLDLDLHADDIDENVFLENGLLSFENPNYHLDPARLDDALNSNENGSSLYDELYQELVGNGGRSGEVTGGGGGGGTRVQARRTYATLDLGSMGVDVTQGPLTQDSVSEDAPDNTDNHNLGYRSEGVAESALVDDTLNGNPRSSSSSSSILPTVQSASADTIDAANPTDPRNYCEKADNETTEMGGVPHVEGGLNSELYAVPVKRRQPKDQKNNATLQNNAQEKPAEVDANDSEDKDENLPPGWQKHEDRTDKRSNCLSDENGPYYWHVKSGNIQREPPEAPPHSKRESRRSLIKDNDSINNFHTLSGMVNTVTRSNTSSALDQELESKRKVELALKRRSYPARADSEGRDKPIRFAVRSLGWTEIAEEDLTPERSSKAVNKCIVDLSLGRNDLLDVVGRWGDGKDLFMDLDEGALKLIDPENLTVLNTQPIHTVRVWGVGRDQRLFRDFAYVARDRSTRKHMCHVFRCDIPARTIANTLRDICKKIMIERSQHQNLAKPVDINGRTSLATRPTNLPTEHRRFHRNGQALVTQSFPTPMEEPKKVLRAQYLGSMQVSQATGMEVLNDAIDHIVANTPINQWRNVNVAVAPSMISILTPNEEKLITECRVRYLSFLGIGRNVKQCAFIMHTAQDLFIAHVFNCEPSSGALCKTIEAACKLRYQKCLDAHPQGFRNASSLNTPSGKGLGATLKSLVGSLTGRRNKQGTVAAAC
- the LOC143428787 gene encoding protein Fe65 homolog isoform X5, which produces MDAFCRFLYNVLLTAVVLLRSIKNGLLSFENPNYHLDPARLDDALNSNENGSSLYDELYQELVGNGGRSGEVTGGGGGGGTRVQARRTYATLDLGSMGVDVTQGPLTQDSVSEDAPDNTDNHNLGYRSEGVAESALVDDTLNGNPRSSSSSSSILPTVQSASADTIDAANPTDPRNYCEKADNETTEMGGVPHVEGGLNSELYAVPVKRRQPKDQKNNATLQNNAQEKPAEVDANDSEDKDENLPPGWQKHEDRTDKRSNCLSDENGPYYWHVKSGNIQREPPEAPPHSKRESRRSLIKDNDSINNFHTLSGMVNTVTRSNTSSALDQELESKRKVELALKRRSYPARADSEGRDKPIRFAVRSLGWTEIAEEDLTPERSSKAVNKCIVDLSLGRNDLLDVVGRWGDGKDLFMDLDEGALKLIDPENLTVLNTQPIHTVRVWGVGRDQRLFRDFAYVARDRSTRKHMCHVFRCDIPARTIANTLRDICKKIMIERSQHQNLAKPVDINGRTSLATRPTNLPTEHRRFHRNGQALVTQSFPTPMEEPKKVLRAQYLGSMQVSQATGMEVLNDAIDHIVANTPINQWRNVNVAVAPSMISILTPNEEKLITECRVRYLSFLGIGRNVKQCAFIMHTAQDLFIAHVFNCEPSSGALCKTIEAACKLRYQKCLDAHPQGFRNASSLNTPSGKGLGATLKSLVGSLTGRRNKQGTVAAAC
- the LOC143428787 gene encoding protein Fe65 homolog isoform X2, with the protein product MLCGELLNGGFVSTGAVPVVPYGLLGFWLPGCLRATSPSSLNSSYLTLLAELLATGHPDLRSGLMDLAKRSHQAPTNGAVDLDLDLHADDIDENVFLENGLLSFENPNYHLDPARLDDALNSNENGSSLYDELYQELVGNGGRSGEVTGGGGGGGTRVQARRTYATLDLGSMGVDVTQGPLTQDSVSEDAPDNTDNHNLGYRSEGVAESALVDDTLNGNPRSSSSSSSILPTVQSASADTIDAANPTDPRNYCEKADNETTEMGGVPHVEGGLNSELYAVPVKRRQPKDQKNNATLQNNAQEKPAEVDANDSEDKDENLPPGWQKHEDRTDKRSNCLSDENGPYYWHVKSGNIQREPPEAPPHSKRESRRSLIKDNDSINNFHTLSGMVNTVTRSNTSSALDQELESKRKVELALKRRSYPARADSEGRDKPIRFAVRSLGWTEIAEEDLTPERSSKAVNKCIVDLSLGRNDLLDVVGRWGDGKDLFMDLDEGALKLIDPENLTVLNTQPIHTVRVWGVGRDQRLFRDFAYVARDRSTRKHMCHVFRCDIPARTIANTLRDICKKIMIERSQHQNLAKPVDINGRTSLATRPTNLPTEHRRFHRNGQALVTQSFPTPMEEPKKVLRAQYLGSMQVSQATGMEVLNDAIDHIVANTPINQWRNVNVAVAPSMISILTPNEEKLITECRVRYLSFLGIGRNVKQCAFIMHTAQDLFIAHVFNCEPSSGALCKTIEAACKLRYQKCLDAHPQGFRNASSLNTPSGKGLGATLKSLVGSLTGRRNKQGES